The following proteins are encoded in a genomic region of Colletotrichum higginsianum IMI 349063 chromosome 9, whole genome shotgun sequence:
- a CDS encoding Beta-xylosidase, translating to MDGCRHHQKPLHRLFKMRFGLIVSAVALFGVGQAQNSTFQNPIISGFNPDPSCVFVPELNNTFFCATSSFLAFPGLPVHASRDLVHWKHVSNAFGRADQLPGLAFLPKATSGIYAPTLRFHEGVFYLLCTLVNQQLPRTNDSRWDNFVLTSTDPYSSDAWSDPVHFSFPGFDPSPFWDDDGKTYVSGAHTAAYYPGIMHAPLDLETGEIGDIVMPWNGTGGRSPEAPHIWKRDGYYYLLLAEGGTRENHMVTMARSRSLEGPYDPAPANPLLTSANDTSSYFQAVGHADLFQDAAGQWWAVALAVRAGGSYGQDPGAYFGNLPMGRETVLTPVTWDEGEFPVFTPVTGDVSGWPLPPEAIPEEGEGQLSDADDVVTFAPGTGLPIHFIHWRLPKARNYAVSPPGHWNTLALKSSVLNLTAFDADFALGRGQTFVGRRMAHSLFRFRVDVDWAGSLTKEDMEVGVSIIQDQAQHFDLGIVALKAGGDNGGGDLRPHLRFRGISETPYRATESPPNEVFPLPDGWAGKKLSLQIEAVNSTHFAFSAGLAGPAEESELRVFGHCKGTELVPYYSGVAVGVYATSNGKHGEQAFETYISNWRYTGIRQLRSQEDVDDADGAA from the exons ATGGATGGTTGTCGACATCATCAGAAGCCTCTTCACAGGCTCTTCAAGATGAGATTTGGACTCATCGtctccgccgtcgccctcttcgGAGTCGGCCAGGCGCAAAACTCCACCTTCCAGAACCCCATCATCAGCGGCTTCAACCCGGACCCGAGCTGCGTCTTCGTGCCGGAGCTCAACAACACCTTCTTCTGCGCGACGTCGAGCTTCCTCGCCTTCCCCGGCCTCCCCGTCCACGCCAGCAGAGACCTCGTGCACTGGAAGCACGTCTCCAACGCCTTCGGCCGCGCCGACCAGCTCCCGGGGCTGGCCTTCCTGCCCAAGGCCACCAGCGGCATCTACGCGCCGACGCTGCGCTTCCACGAGGGCGTCTTCTACCTCCTCTGCACGCTCGTCAACCAGCAGCTGCCCAGGACCAACGACAGCCGCTGGGACAACTTCGTCCTCACCTCGACGGACCCCTACAGCTCCGACGCCTGGTCCGACCCCGTGCACTTCAGCTTCCCCGGCTTCGACCCGTCGCCCTtctgggacgacgacggcaagacgTACGTCTCGGGCGCCCACACGGCCGCCTACTACCCAGGGATCATGCACGCGCCGCTCGACCTGGAGACGGGCGAGATCGGGGACATCGTCATGCCCTGGAACGGCACCGGCGGGCGCTCGCCCGAGGCCCCTCACATCTGGAAGCGCGACGGGTACTActacctcctcctcgccgagggcggcacgCGAGAGAACCACATGGTGACCATGGCGCGGTCGAGGAGCCTCGAAGGCCCCTACGatccggcgccggcgaaccCGCTTCTCACTTCGGCCAACGACACGAGCTCCTActtccaggccgtcggccaCGCCGACCTCTTccaggacgccgccggccagtGGTGGGCTGTCGCCCTCGCAgtccgcgccggcggctccTACGGCCAGGACCCGGGCGCCTACTTCGGCAACCTGCCCATGGGCCGCGAGACGGTCCTCACCCCCGTGAcctgggacgagggcgagttCCCCGTCTTCACGCCCGTCACCGGCGACGTCTCCGGCTGGCCGCTCCCGCCCGAAGCCATCCCcgaggaaggagaaggccaGCTCAGCGacgcggacgacgtcgtcaccTTCGCCCCGGGCACCGGACTCCCCATCCACTTCATCCACTGGCGCCTCCCCAAGGCGCGGAACTACGCCGTCTCGCCCCCGGGCCACTGGAACACGCTGGCCCTCAAGTCATCGGTCCTCAACCTCACGGCCTTCGACGCCGActtcgccctcggccgcggccagACCTTTGTCGGGCGGCGCATGGCCCACTCGCTCTTCCGGTtccgcgtcgacgtcgactgGGCCGGGTCCCTGACCAAGGAGGACATGGAGGTCGGCGTGTCCATCATCCAGGACCAGGCCCAGCacttcgacctcggcatcgtcgcgctcaaggccggcggggacaacggcggcggagacCTCCGGCCGCATCTGCGGTTCCGCGGCATCTCGGAGACGCCGTACCGGGCGACGGAGAGCCCGCCGAACGAGGTGTTCCCGCTGCCCGACGGCTGGGCCGGGAAGAAGCTCTCTCTGCAGATTGAGGCGGTCAACAGCACCCATTTTgccttctcggccggccTCGCTGGCCCGGCGGAGGAGTCTGAGCTGAGGGTCTTTGGTCACTGCAAGGGGACCGAGTTGGTTCCTTACTACTCTG GTGTCGCGGTTGGCGTCTACGCGACTTCCAACGGGAAGCATGGCGAACAGGCGTTCGAGACGTACATATCCAACTGGAGGTACACGGGCATCAGACAGCTGAGGAGTCAGGAAGACGTTGATGACGCTGATGGCGCAGCATGA
- a CDS encoding Acetyltransferase — MDLPVGPPVPSGPATSPARTPLLGRYTALVPLETSHSEILFKHLGREENAHLWTYLFHEPFLEYEQFKATIGEWSASADPLFFAVLSGPASDPASEPVGIMSYLSIVPDHRRIEIGFIVFGEQLKQTRAATEAQYLLMKNAFEELGNFRLEWKANHLNKASRAAAERLGYVFEGVFRKHLVIKGRRRDTVWLSITDEEWPTVKGGLEAWLSADNFDENGKQRKGLKQCREAFEAAGKS; from the exons ATGGATCTTCCTGTCGGCCCTCCCGTCCCCTCCGGCCCGGCAACATCGCCGGCGCGTACCCCGCTCCTCGGGCGGTACACGGCGCTTGTCCCGCTCGAGACATCGCACTCGGAAATCCTCTTCAAGCATCTTGGACGCGAGGAGAACGCCCATCTCTGGACGTACCTGTTCCACGAGCCGTTTCTCGAGTACGAGCAGTTCAAGGCCACCATCGGCGAATGGAGCGCCTCCGCGGACCCCCTGTTCTTCGCCGTCCTGTCCGGCCCCGCGTCGGACCCGGCATCCGAGCCGGTGGGGATCATGTCGTACTTGTCCATCGTGCCGGACCACAGGCGGATCGAGATCGGGTTCATCGTCTTTGGCGAGCAGCTCAAGCAGACGCGGGCTGCGACCGAGGCGCAGTACCTCCTGATGAAGAATGCCTTTGAAGAATTGGGCAACTTTCGGCTGGAGTGGAAGGCCAACCACCTCAACAAGGCAAGCCgggcggccgccgagcgTCTTGGCTACGTGTTTGAGGGTGTCTTCAG AAAACACCTGGTCATCAAGGGCAGACGCAGAGATACGGTCTGGCTCAGCATTACCGATGAGGAGTGGCCGACCGTCAAGGGCGGGCTCGAAGCTTGGTTGAGCGCGGACAACTTTGACGAGAACGGCAAACAGCGAAAGGGGCTGAAACAATGCAGGGAGGCATTTGAGGCGGCAGGCAAGTCATAA
- a CDS encoding Amino acid permease: protein MDEALPRGSADQALARLGYKGELPRNLSMLSILGLSFAIMAVPFGLSTTMYITLTNGQAVTVLWGWVLVSAISLCIAASLAEICAVYPTAGGVYYWSAMLAPAGWAPLVSFVDGWLTLVGNWTVTLSINFSGAQLILSAISIFNEDFVANEWQTVLCFWAVMLVCASVNAFGSRYLDLINKVCIYWTGASVLIIMVTILVMAPSKRSAEFVFTHYDASESGWPSGWSFFVGLLQAAYTLTGYGMVASMCEEVQNPEREVPRAIVLSVAAAGVTGVIYLIPILFVLPDIRMLLDVANSQPIGLLFKTVTGSAAGGFGLLFLILGILMFAGIGALTAASRCTYAFARDGAIPGYKLWARVNHKLDMPLWALGLSTGVDCILGCIYFGSSAAFNSFTGVATICLSTSYGVPVLVNLMQRRRAVANSPYPLGRFGTVINCICIVWICFAVIIFCMPVSLPVDASSMNYASVVFAGFAFIAIVWYFAYARKNFTGPPVAKEEFQPGPDGVMEGKIPGGALDSETTASTEKK from the exons ATGGATGAAGCCCTCCCCCGCGGATCCGCCGACcaggccctcgcccgcctcggctACAAGGGCGAGCTGCCGCGCAACCTCTCGATGCTCTccatcctcggcctctccttcgccatcatggccgtgCCCTTCGGCCTCAGCACGACCATGTACATCACCCTGACCAACGGCCAGGCCGTCACCGTCCTCTGGGGCTGGGTCCTCGTCTCCGCCATCTCGCTCTgcatcgccgcctccctcgccgagATCTGCGCCGTCTACCcgaccgccggcggcgtctacTACTGGTCCGCCATGCTGGCCCCGGCCGGCTGGGCGCCCCTCGTCAgcttcgtcgacggctgGCTCACCCTCGTCGGCAACTGGACCGTCACCCTGAGCATCAACTTCAGCGGCGCCCAGCTGATCCTGAGcgccatcagcatcttcaACGAGGACTTCGTCGCCAACGAGTGGCAGACGGTGCTGTGCTTCTGGGCCGTCATGCTCGTCTGCGCCTCGGTGAACGCCTTTGGGTCGCGCTACCTGGATCTGATCAACAAG GTCTGCATTTACTGGACCGGCGCCTCGgtcctcatcatcatggtCACCATCCTCGTCATGGCGCCGAGCAAGCGATCCGCCGAGTTCGTCTTCACTCACTACGACGCCTCTGAGAGCGGATGGCCCTCGGGCTGgtccttcttcgtcggcctcctccaAG CCGCCTACACCCTCACCGGCTACGGCATGGTCGCCTCCATGTGCGAGGAGGTCCAGAACCCCGAGCGCGAGGTGCCCCGCGCCATCGTcctctccgtcgccgccgccggcgtcacggGCGTCATCTACCTCATCcccatcctcttcgtcctccccGACATCCGCatgctcctcgacgtcgccaacTCTCAACCCATCGGCCTCCTCTTCAAGACCGTCAccggctccgccgccggcggcttcggcctgctcttcctcatcctcggcatcctcatgttcgccggcatcggcgccctcaccgccgcctcgcgcTGCACCTACGCCTTCGCCCGCGACGGCGCCATCCCGGGCTACAAGCTCTGGGCCCGCGTCAACCACAAGCTCGACATGCCCCTCTGGGCCCTCGGCCTGTCGACCGGCGTCGACTGCATCCTCGGCTGCATCTACTTCGGCTccagcgccgccttcaaCTCCTTCACCGGCGTCGCCACCATCTGCCTGTCGACGAGCTACGGCGTgcccgtcctcgtcaacctcatgcagcgccgccgcgccgtcgccaactCGCCCTACCCGCTCGGCCGCTTCGGCACCGTCATCAACTGCATCTGCATCGTCTGGATCTgcttcgccgtcatcatcttctGCATGCCCGTCAGCCTGCCCGTCGACGCCTCGTCCATGAACTACgcctccgtcgtcttcgccggcttcgccttcatcgccatcgtctgGTACTTTGCCTACGCCCGCAAGAACTTCACCGGCCCGCccgtcgccaaggaggagtTCCAGCCCGGCCCGGACGGCGTCATGGAGGGCAAGATCCCGGGAGGGGCCCTCGActcggagacgacggcgagtacggagaagaagtag
- a CDS encoding Endopolygalacturonase — protein sequence MKFLPIIAGLSALAAAAPAEIDTRASCTFTDAKTAMSKKTSCTDIVLNGISVPAGQTLDLTGLKDGTRVTFKGTTTFGYKEWEGPLIAIGGKKVAVVGASGNSINCQGERWWDGKGGNGGKKKPKFFKVKINDGSITGLNVKNTPAHGFSINSVSNLKVQNILFDNKDGDSKGGHNTDAFDVGESTNINISGAKVYNQDDCLAINSGTNIVFEKGYCHGSHGLSIGSVGGRSSNTVKNVVIRDSTIEKADNGIRIKTIAHKTGSVSGITFDNITLKDINKKGIVIQQDYENGSPTGTPTAGIPITDVVVRNVKGTVAAKGTDIYILCAKGACSNWKWSGVSVTGGKTSKECSGIPSGSGAKC from the exons ATGAAGTTCctccccatcatcgccggcctcagcgccctcgcggccgccgcccccgccgagatcgacacCCGCGCCTCCTGCACCTTCACCGACGCCAAGACAGCCATGTCCAAGAAGACGTCCTGCACCGACATCGTCCTCAACGGCATCAGCGTGCCCGCCGGCCAGACCCTCGACCTCACCGGCCTCAAGGACGGCACCCGCGTCACCTTCAAGGGCACCACCACCTTCGGCTACAAGGAGTGGGAGGGCCccctcatcgccatcggcggcaagaaggtcgccgtcgtcggcgcctcgGGCAACTCCATCAACTGCCAGGGCGAGCGCTGGTGggacggcaagggcggcaacggcggcaagaagaagcccaagtTCTTCAAGGTCAAGATCAACGACGGCTCCATCACCGGCTTGAACGTCAAGAACACCCCGGCCCACGGCTTCAGCATCAACAGCGTCTCCAACCTCAAGGT CCAAAACATCCTCTTTGACAACAAGGACGGCGACTCCAAGGGCGGCCACAACACCGACGCcttcgacgtcggcgagtccaccaacatcaacatctCCGGCGCCAAGGTCTACAACCAGGACGACTGCCTCGCCATCAACTCGGGCACCAACATCGTCTTCGAGAAGGGCTACTGCCACGGCTCCCACGGCCTCTCCATCggctccgtcggcggccgctcCTCCAACACGGTCAAGAACGTCGTCATCCGCGACTCCACCATCGAGAAGGCCGACAACGGCATCCGCATCAAGACCATCGCCCACAAGACGGGCTCCGTCTCGGGCATCACCTTTGACAACATCACCCTCAAGGACATCAACAAGAAGGGCATCGTCATCCAGCAGGACTACGAGAACGGCAGCCCCACCGGCACCCCCACCGCCGGCATCCCCAtcaccgacgtcgtcgtccgcaACGTCAAGGGCACCGTCGCGGCCAAGGGCACCGACATCTACATCCTCTGCGCCAAGGGCGCCTGCTCCAACTGGAAGTGGTCCGGCGTCtccgtcaccggcggcaagACCTCCAAGGAATGCTCCGGCATCCcctccggctccggcgccaAGTGCTAG
- a CDS encoding Short-chain dehydrogenase, with amino-acid sequence MGGSNFQPDTDIPDLAGKVVLVTGGNAGLGLETVRQIAKHNPAHIYLAARSREKGEAAIEALRKENGAAAPISHLPLDLASFESVKAAAKQFLASSSRLDLLVNNAGIMSTPEGLTADGYEVQFGTNHMGHALLTRLLLPTLSRTAAENPDVRVVFLSSAAEGWAPADTYRLEKLKTTMPETASRYRYGISKVANIHYAAALAERHPEVKVVSVHPGIVATNLADALISNSNAVLGTLLWAATKIVAVSPQKGALNQLWASFHPDVKTGEFYHPVGVAGKGTPLSQNAEQREKLWQWTEDEIRSHL; translated from the coding sequence ATGGGCGGCAGCAACTTCCAGCCGGACACCGACATCCCGGACCTCGCCGGCaaagtcgtcctcgtcacgggcggcaacgccggcctcggcctcgagacgGTCCGGCAGATCGCGAAGCACAACCCGGCGCACATCTATCTCGCGGCCCGCTCCCgcgagaagggggaggccgccatcgaggccctcAGGAAGGAGaacggcgcggcggcgcccatCTCGCACCTCCCGCTGGACCTCGCGTCGTTCGAGagcgtcaaggccgccgccaagcagTTCctcgcgtcgtcgtcgcgcctcgacctcctcgtcaacaacgccggcATCATGTCGACGCCCGAGGGcctcaccgccgacggctACGAGGTCCAGTTCGGCACCAACCACATGGGCCACGCCCTCCTCacccgcctcctcctcccgacGCTCTCGCGgacggccgccgagaacccggacgtgcgcgtcgtcttcctctcctcggcggccgagggctgGGCGCCGGCCGACACGTACCgcctcgagaagctcaagacgACCATGCCCGAGACGGCGAGCCGGTACCGCTACGGCATCTCCAAGGTGGCCAACATCCACTACGCGGCGGCGCTCGCCGAGCGGCACCCGGAGGTCAAGGTCGTCAGCGTGCACCCGGGCATCGTGGCGACGaacctcgccgacgcgctCATCAGCAACTCCAACGCCGTGCTGGGCACGCTGCTGTGGGCGGCCACCAAGATCGTAGCCGTGAGCCCGCAGAAGGGCGCGCTGAACCAGCTGTGGGCGTCGTTCCACCCGGACGTCAAGACGGGCGAGTTCTACCAccccgtcggcgtcgcgggcaAGGGCACGCCGCTGAGCCAGAACGCCGAGCAGAGGGAGAAGCTGTGGCAGTGgaccgaggacgagatcCGGAGCCACCTGTGA
- a CDS encoding Pfs domain-containing protein: MSDPLLYTIGWICAIVPEFVAARLFLDEEHEYPVSVSKHDSNSYKLGRIGKHNVVIAVLPHGEYGLNSAATVARDMLHTFENVKVGLMVGVGGGAPSTKNDIRLGDIVVSSPGDGHGGVFQYDFGKSLHSGRFRTTGFLNKSPTALMTALNSLISDIEIKGNWLGDDIDKALRSKSLKQKYGRPDPESDMLFRSEVAYDADKTLTEYGPEDVVKRPKRDEGEGPVIHYGLIASANQVMKDPCKRDALAAEKNVLCFEMEAAGLVNHFPCLVIRGICDYSDTHKNKQWQGYAAMAAAAYAKALVCRLQESRLEHERRILEIPQVLSLLENVKQSVSEIKTRVDHAILGELSVAAGAEYDTHHNEHDPTCHPETRIDIIHEIERWASDADGPRMYWLSGMAGTGKSTIARTVARKFDDMHMLAASFFFKRGEMDRSRASLLFSTIARQLVSHRQELLPFVLEAIKKTDNISSKSTREQFSKLVLDPLHKARTGQRGKPKMLLVLDALDECSAEKDIETVVPLLAKLVKCKGYDIKVFVTSRPELAIHYAFDRTKGLHEEIQLHRVSQDTISHDIGVYLRDELAQIKKVWNARYPECSSRHLSVDWPGDENLEALVHMTNPLFIFAATACRLIRDHHYGDPDQQLSTLLRASKESGVNDKLGPTYLPALRQFRDGRTGLEKGRMLLRFRRIFGTIILLEESLSIVSIAGLVGVEEREVERVLGLLSSVIDVPRSPNSPVSLFHLSFREFLLGSGAEDFAIECTAAHQQIALGCLDLLSNRQPLRYNILSKFISSTGSRLSASWAKRAKQLI; the protein is encoded by the exons ATGTCTGACCCATTGCTCTACACAATCGGCTGGATATGCGCCATCGTTCCCGAGTTCGTCGCAGCCCGGCTGTTTCTCGACGAAGAACACGAATATCCAGTCTCCGTTTCGAAACACGACAGCAACTCGTACAAGTTGGGACGCATCGGAAAGCACAACGTTGTGATCGCCGTCCTTCCGCATGGCGAATACGGCCTgaactcggcggcgaccgtCGCGCGGGACATGCTGCACACATTCGAGAATGTCAAGGTCGGTCTGATGGTTGGTGTCGGCGGGGGGGCTCCCAGCACCAAGAACGATATCAGGCTaggcgacatcgtcgtcagcTCTCCGGGagacggccatggcggcgtaTTTCAGTACGATTTTGGCAAGTCTCTCCACAGTGGCAGGTTCCGTACCACGGGTTTCCTGAACAAATCGCCAACTGCCCTCATGACCGCCCTCAACAGTCTGATTAGCGACATCGAAATCAAAGGCAACTGGCTCGGAGACGATATCGATAAAGCTCTGAGAAGCAAGTCTCTGAAACAGAAATACGGCCGACCAGACCCCGAATCGGACATGCTGTTTCGCAGCGAGGTCGCCTATGATGCGGACAAGACGCTAACCGAGTATGGTCCGGAAGATGTCGTGAAGCGACCGAAACgcgacgagggagagggtCCAGTCATACACTACGGACTGATCGCGTCTGCGAACCAGGTGATGAAAGACCCTTGCAAGAGAGACGCCCTAGCCGCGGAGAAGAACGTGCTCTGCTTCGAGATGGAAGCCGCCGGCTTGGTGAACCATTTCCCCTGCTTGGTCATCAGGGGGATTTGCGACTATTCGGATACCCACAAGAACAAGCAGTGGCAAGGCTacgccgccatggcggcggcagcgtaCGCGAAAGCGTTGGTATGTCGGCTTCAGGAGAGCAGGCTTGAGCATGAGAGAAGGATTCTCGAGATTCCTCAGGTCCTCTCTCTAT TGGAAAATGTCAAGCAAAGCGTTTCTGAGATCAAGACTCGGGTCGACCATGCCATCCTCGGCGAGTTatccgtcgccgccggcgccgaatACGATACGCATCACAACGAACACGACCCGACATGCCACCCGGAAACAAGAATCGACATCATACACGAGATTGAGCGCTGGGCAAGCGACGCTGATGGTCCACGAATGTACTGGCTGAGCGGGATGGCCGGTACCGGAAAGTCAACCATTGCTCGAACGGTGGCCAGGAAGTTTGACGACATGCACATGCTCGCggcttctttcttcttcaaaCGGGGTGAGATGGATCGCAGCAGAGCGTCGTTGCTCTTCAGCACAATCGCCAGACAGCTCGTCAGTCACCGACAGGAGCTGTTGCCTTTCGTGCTGGAAGCGATCAAGAAAACAGACAACATCTCGTCCAAAAGCACCAGAGAGCAGTTCAGCAAGCTCGTTCTCGATCCGCTCCACAAGGCCCGCACTGGGCAGCGTGGAAAGCCAAAGATGCTGCTGGTCCTagatgccctcgacgagtGCTCGGCTGAGAAGGACATCGAAACGGTTGTGCCTCTTCTCGCAAAACTTGTCAAGTGCAAAGGCTACGACATCAAGGTGTTCGTCACAAGCAGACCAGAACTTGCTATCCACTACGCTTTTGACCGAACCAAAGGTCTTCATGAGGAGATCCAGCTTCACAGGGTATCCCAGGATACTATATCGCACGACATCGGCGTTTATCTCCGGGACGAGCTGGCACAGATCAAGAAAGTGTGGAACGCGAGATATCCCGAGTGCTCTTCCCGGCACCTGAGCGTCGACTGGCCTGGAGACGAGAACCTCGAAGCTCTGGTCCATATGACAAACCCCTTATTCATTTTTGCCGCGACCGCGTGTCGTTTAATCCGAGACCATCACTACGGAGATCCGGACCAACAGCTCTCAACTCTGCTCCGGGCTTCGAAAGAGAGTGGTGTGAACGACAAACTCGGACCGACATACCTCCCGGCTCTACGGCAGTTTAGAGACGGTCGAACGGGCCTCGAGAAGGGACGGATGCTACTCCGGTTTCGACGGATTTTTGGCACAatcatcctcctcgaggagTCTCTATCCATCGTATCGATAGCAGGCTTAGTAGGCgttgaagagagagaggttgAGCGCGTTTTGGGTCTTCTGAGTTCGGTGATCGACGTCCCTCGGAGCCCAAACTCGCCAGTCTCACTCTTTCACTTGTCGTTCCGCGAGTTCCTCCTCGGATCGGGGGCAGAGGACTTTGCCATTGAGTGTACCGCGGCACATCAGCAAATTGCTCTCGGATGCTTAGACCTGCTTTCTAACAGGCAGCCACTGCGGTACAATAT TTTATCAAAGTTCATCTCATCCACTGGTTCGAGGCTCTCAGCATCCTGGGCCAAGCGGGCAAAGCAATTGATTTAG